Proteins from a genomic interval of Enterococcus faecium:
- the queA gene encoding tRNA preQ1(34) S-adenosylmethionine ribosyltransferase-isomerase QueA: MLTTEDFDFDLPEELIAQTPLKDRDHSRLLVLDRKTGEMEDKHFHEIIEELQPGDALVMNNTRVLPARLYGEKPDTGAHLEVLLLTNTQGDTWETLIKPAKRAKVGTRISFGDGRLQAVVKEELEHGGRIIDFEYEGIFLEILESLGEMPLPPYIKERLEDPDRYQTVYAKENGSAAAPTAGLHFTKELLDEIEAKGVELVYLTLHVGLGTFRPVSVDKIEEHHMHSEFYRLTEEAAERLNQVRKNGGKIVAVGTTSIRTLETIGTKFNGEIRADSGWTDIFITPGYEFKVVEAFSTNFHLPKSTLVMLVSAFAGRELTLSAYQHAIEERYRFFSFGDAMFVK, translated from the coding sequence ATGTTAACAACAGAAGATTTTGATTTTGACTTGCCGGAAGAATTAATCGCACAAACACCATTAAAAGACCGCGATCATTCTCGTTTACTTGTTTTGGATCGGAAAACTGGAGAGATGGAAGATAAACATTTCCATGAAATCATTGAAGAGTTACAGCCTGGTGATGCGCTAGTTATGAATAATACACGAGTTCTGCCTGCTCGTTTATATGGAGAAAAACCAGATACTGGTGCGCATTTAGAAGTCCTTCTTCTAACGAATACACAAGGAGATACGTGGGAGACATTAATCAAACCTGCGAAACGTGCCAAAGTTGGGACAAGAATCTCTTTTGGTGATGGCAGATTGCAAGCAGTAGTGAAAGAAGAATTGGAACACGGCGGACGGATCATTGACTTTGAGTATGAAGGAATTTTTCTAGAGATTCTTGAATCATTGGGAGAAATGCCATTGCCTCCATATATCAAAGAACGTCTGGAAGACCCAGATCGCTATCAAACTGTCTATGCGAAAGAAAATGGTTCTGCTGCAGCGCCAACAGCTGGATTGCATTTTACGAAAGAATTACTTGATGAGATCGAAGCAAAGGGTGTTGAATTAGTCTATCTGACACTACATGTAGGGTTAGGTACATTCCGACCTGTCAGCGTAGATAAAATTGAAGAACACCATATGCATAGTGAATTCTACCGTTTGACGGAAGAAGCGGCTGAGCGATTGAACCAAGTACGTAAAAATGGCGGGAAAATCGTGGCTGTCGGAACAACTTCAATTCGAACATTAGAAACGATTGGAACGAAATTTAATGGAGAAATCAGAGCAGACAGCGGATGGACTGATATTTTCATTACGCCTGGCTATGAATTCAAAGTGGTAGAAGCTTTCTCAACTAATTTCCATTTGCCAAAATCGACTTTAGTCATGTTAGTTAGTGCCTTTGCAGGAAGAGAATTGACTTTATCTGCTTACCAGCATGCGATTGAAGAGCGCTATCGTTTCTTTAGTTTTGGAGATGCGATGTTCGTGAAATAA